In Tumebacillus amylolyticus, the genomic stretch AAAGGTCTGAAACAAGCGAAATCCAGTGCCGACCAGCTCGCCGCAGCCGCCAAAGAACTGCAAGGTCACTACAACGAGATGGGCACCGGACTGGACCAACTCTCCAAAGCCTACGATGGCGTTGCCACCCAATCGGCAGGTCTCGCCCAGGGTCTCGCCGATGTCGGCACGGGCCTGAACGGACTTTCGCAGAAATACCCGGATCTGCAAAAAGACCCGGACTTCTTGAAAACCCAAGGAGCGCTCACCCAATTGCAATCGGGCGCTACCCAACTGAGTGAGGGTCTCAAGCAACTGAACGAAAAACTCACCGCCGTATCCACCGGGATGACGCAAGCCAATGCCGGCTACAAGCAAGCGGCAGACGGGCAAGCGGCACTCGCCCAAGGACTCGCGCAACTCTCCGCCGGACTTGACCAACTGCAAGCGGGCATCGCCAAAGCGGCAGACGGCCAAGGCCAGATCGTCACGAAACTCCCGAGCGTCACCACGGGCTTTGACCAACTGACGACCGGACAAAAGCAACTGCAAAGCGGCTTTGCCCAATTGAACGGCCAACTCGGACAACTGACCGACGGCCTGAACAAGTCCACCGACGGTCTCTCCCAAGTCTCCGGCGGACTGAAAACCGCCAACGACTATCTGAAAGAACTGTCCGCTAACCCGAACCAAAACCTCTCGGGCTGGTACATCCCGGACGAAGCGCTCCAAAACGCCGACTTCCAAAAAGCGCTCGACAGCTACATGTCCAAAGACCGCAAGATCATCACGTTCGACGTGGTCTTTGACGGCAACCCGTACGCCGTCGACACGCTGAAAAAAGTCGACGGACTCACCGACGCCGTCGCCCGCGCACTCAAAGGCACCGACTACTCGAACGCCACCTACGCGGTCAACGGGGTCACCTCGATCAACAACGACTTGAAAAACATCTCGGCGGCAGACTACTCCCGCACCGTCATGCTAATGCTGATCGGGATCGGGCTGATCTTGATCCTCATGTTCCGCTCCATCGTGATGCCGCTGTACATCTTGGGCTCGCTGATGTTGACGTACTACTCGTCGCTTGCGATTGCCGAAGTGATCTTCGTCCGCGTACTCGGTCACACGGGCATCTCGTGGGCGGTTCCGTTCTTCGGCTTCGTACTGCTGATGGCGCTTGGGGTCGACTACTCGATCTTCCTCATGGACCGCTTCAAAGAGTACCGTGATATGAAACCGAACGATGCGATTCTGCTCGCCATGAAAAAAATGGGCGGCGTCATCATCTCGGCAGCGGTCATCCTCGGCGGCACGTTCGCCGCGATGCTGCCGTCCGGCGTCATGTCGCTCCTCGAGATCGCAACGATTGTGCTCTGCGGTCTCACGCTCTACGCACTCGTCATGCTCCCGCTGTTCATCCCCGTCATGGTCCGCATGTTCGGTGAAGCCAACTACTGGCCGTTCATGCGCAAACCGGCGGAAGTCAAACAGCAGAAGCAAGTTGAGGTTACGCTGTAACACGCTGTAAAAAGGAAAAGAGACACCCCGGTGAGGGGTGTCTCTTTTCTTCATTTTGCCACGCAAAAAATTTTTTTCAAAATCATATGTGCACTTTTGCCCCTTGCGTGCATGGTAGGGGGTGTAAGGCCAAAACAACTCTGGAGGGATACCACAATGATCAACACAAACCAAGGCTGGACGAGCATGGCGCTTCGTCTGCAAACCGGATTCGATGAGAAAGGCGCACCGCAGTTCAAGGACAAAACCTACTCCCGCGTGTTGCCGACCGCCACGCAAGACGATGTGTACGCCGTCGGCGAAGCACTCGCCAGCCTCAGTTCCTACAAGCTCCACCACATCCAACGCCTCAGCCGTGAAGACCTGACCCGCATCTAATAAAAAAACACCCACTAGGAGGAACTCCCCCATGGAAAAACGCGATCTCGAACTCTACTTCACCACCAGCCTCAAGAAAAAAGTCAAACTCGTCATCCCGGAACCGAAACCGGACATCACCACCACCGAAATCCACGCCGTCATGGACCTCGTGATCGAAAAAGGAATCTTCGGATTCCCCCAAGGTCTCGCCGTCGAGAAACTCTCGGCCCGCATCGTCGAGTCGAACGTGCAGAAGATCGAGATTTAATAGTAGAAATGAAAAAGAGACATCTCCCGCGCAGGGGGATGTCTCTTTTTTCGTACCGATCTACTCGGTCTTATTGAAGTGGTTCAAATCCCAATGGGTTCCGAACTTGTCGGTGAGCTTTGCGTATTTCCCGCCCCAGAACATTTGCGCGAGGGCGATTTGTACGTTGCCGCCTTGGGAGAGCTTCTCAAACGCGTGATTGATTTGCTCGTCGGAGCTAAACTCAATCGCGAGGCTCACGGAATCTCCGCTGGCGATCGGACGATCCGTATCGGAGAAGTAGAGGAAGTTGTCGCCGAATTTCACACGACCGTGCAATACTTTCTCTTCAAAGCCTTCCGGGATTTGCATGCCCGGAGCGCTGTTGTAACGGTCCAGTTGAATGATCTCGCCTTGCACGACATCTGCGTAAAAGTTCATTGCTTCTTCTGCTGCGCCACCGAAAGTCAGGTACGGTACCAACTTCATTGAGAAAAACCTCCTGAAAGTCTAGTTTATAGTGTCAATGCCAGTATACATGATAACTCTACGTCGGCACCACAACCAACTTGCGTTTGCGCTTGCTTTTGAGACTGACTTTGATTCTCCAGATGGCAAGACCCGTTACCATGAAGAACAGCGGCAACACCCCGATTAGCACATACAGCAACTTCGAGAACAGACCGCCCCACGACGCGAAGTGCAGACCGCGCTTCCAACGTTGATAGAGCG encodes the following:
- a CDS encoding VOC family protein, with the protein product MKLVPYLTFGGAAEEAMNFYADVVQGEIIQLDRYNSAPGMQIPEGFEEKVLHGRVKFGDNFLYFSDTDRPIASGDSVSLAIEFSSDEQINHAFEKLSQGGNVQIALAQMFWGGKYAKLTDKFGTHWDLNHFNKTE
- a CDS encoding DUF1659 domain-containing protein; translation: MINTNQGWTSMALRLQTGFDEKGAPQFKDKTYSRVLPTATQDDVYAVGEALASLSSYKLHHIQRLSREDLTRI
- a CDS encoding DUF2922 domain-containing protein; the encoded protein is MEKRDLELYFTTSLKKKVKLVIPEPKPDITTTEIHAVMDLVIEKGIFGFPQGLAVEKLSARIVESNVQKIEI